One region of Streptomyces davaonensis JCM 4913 genomic DNA includes:
- a CDS encoding ABC transporter substrate-binding protein produces the protein MRQSSLHSARVAAVLVVLATGAAACGPEDNDAKGSAGDSTPHKGGTLTVLNSNPQQDFDPARLYTSGGGNVPSLVFRTLTTRNREDGAAGAEVVPDLATDTGRPNKDATVWTYTLKEGLKYEDGTPITSADVKYGIERSFAAELSGGAPYLRDWLIGGADYEGPYKDKGGLDSIETPDERTIVFRLNKPEGEFPYLATQTQFAPVPKAKDTGTKYEEHPVSSGPYKVVKNENDGERLILERNTHWSASTDAERKAYPDRIDVRSGLDSAVINQRLSASQGADAAAVTTDTNLGPAELAKVTGDQELASRVGTGHFGYTNYIAFNPKVKPFDNAKVRQAIAYAIDRSSVVNAAGGSALAEAATTYLPNQKSFGYTPYDHFPAGDSGDAAKAKELLKQAGHADGLTVTLTHSNAKDFETSPEIATAIQDALKKAGITVELEGLEENDYSDKVHNAKTEPGFFLAHWGADWPSGGPFLAPIFDGRQIVKDGANFNTGFLNDDSVNAEIDAINKLTDLDEAAKRWGALDKKIGERALTVPLFHPVYKRLYGEDIRNVVISDWTGVLDISQVAVK, from the coding sequence ATGCGTCAATCGTCCCTGCACAGCGCCCGCGTGGCCGCCGTCCTGGTGGTCCTTGCCACAGGCGCCGCCGCCTGCGGGCCCGAGGACAACGATGCCAAGGGGTCGGCCGGCGACTCCACCCCGCACAAGGGCGGCACGCTCACCGTCCTGAACTCCAATCCGCAGCAGGACTTCGACCCCGCGCGCCTGTACACCTCCGGCGGCGGGAACGTCCCGTCGCTGGTCTTCCGCACCCTCACCACCCGTAACCGCGAGGACGGCGCGGCGGGCGCCGAGGTCGTCCCCGACCTCGCCACCGACACCGGGCGGCCCAACAAGGACGCGACGGTGTGGACGTACACCCTGAAGGAGGGCCTGAAGTACGAGGACGGCACGCCGATCACCTCGGCCGATGTCAAGTACGGCATCGAGCGGTCCTTCGCCGCCGAACTCTCCGGCGGCGCCCCCTACTTGCGGGACTGGCTGATCGGCGGTGCCGACTACGAGGGGCCGTACAAGGACAAGGGCGGTCTGGACTCGATCGAGACGCCGGACGAGCGGACCATCGTCTTCCGGCTGAACAAGCCCGAGGGCGAGTTCCCGTACCTGGCCACACAGACTCAGTTCGCGCCGGTGCCCAAGGCCAAGGACACGGGGACGAAGTACGAGGAGCACCCGGTCTCCTCGGGGCCGTACAAGGTCGTGAAGAACGAGAACGACGGCGAGCGGCTGATCCTGGAGCGCAACACCCACTGGTCCGCCTCGACCGACGCCGAGCGCAAGGCGTACCCGGACCGGATCGACGTACGCTCCGGGCTCGACTCCGCCGTGATCAACCAGCGTCTTTCGGCGTCCCAGGGGGCGGACGCGGCGGCCGTCACCACGGACACCAACCTGGGCCCCGCCGAGCTGGCCAAGGTGACCGGTGACCAGGAGCTCGCGTCCCGCGTGGGGACGGGGCACTTCGGCTACACCAACTACATCGCCTTCAACCCGAAGGTGAAGCCGTTCGACAACGCCAAGGTGCGGCAGGCCATCGCGTACGCGATCGACCGGTCGTCCGTCGTCAACGCGGCGGGCGGTTCGGCGCTGGCGGAGGCCGCCACCACCTACCTGCCGAACCAGAAGTCCTTCGGCTACACGCCCTACGACCACTTCCCGGCCGGTGACTCCGGTGACGCGGCCAAGGCGAAGGAGCTGCTGAAGCAGGCGGGTCACGCGGACGGGCTCACCGTCACGCTGACCCATTCCAATGCCAAGGACTTCGAGACCAGCCCGGAGATAGCGACGGCCATCCAGGACGCGCTGAAGAAGGCGGGCATCACCGTCGAGCTGGAGGGGCTGGAGGAGAACGACTACTCGGACAAGGTCCACAATGCCAAGACCGAGCCCGGGTTCTTCCTCGCCCACTGGGGTGCCGACTGGCCCTCCGGCGGTCCCTTCCTCGCTCCGATCTTCGACGGCCGGCAGATCGTGAAGGACGGCGCGAACTTCAACACCGGCTTCCTCAATGATGATTCGGTCAATGCGGAGATCGACGCGATCAACAAGTTGACCGATCTTGACGAGGCCGCCAAGAGGTGGGGTGCCCTGGACAAGAAGATCGGTGAGCGGGCGCTGACCGTGCCGCTGTTCCACCCGGTCTACAAGCGGCTGTACGGCGAGGACATCAGGAACGTCGTCATCAGCGACTGGACCGGTGTCCTGGACATCTCGCAGGTCGCGGTCAAGTAG
- a CDS encoding Ms4533A family Cys-rich leader peptide: MSSHHVSARAAIELALIGVTALCVADVHCR, encoded by the coding sequence ATGTCGTCCCACCACGTGTCCGCCCGCGCCGCCATTGAGCTGGCGCTGATCGGCGTGACCGCTCTCTGCGTGGCCGACGTTCACTGTCGCTGA
- a CDS encoding DUF3152 domain-containing protein, which yields MGRHSRRGPAPKSEAAGRRRGSQGGPGVQGGPGVSDGTPARGVPRFPDGTPAHGAPRHGDGTPAHGAPRYADGTPARGVPRLPDGTPAYGFPRLPDGTPAHGSPRFPDGTPAHGFPQVRGGHPEQREQGGGWGELRPGQGSVAGGVAGGVAGGVAIPRQRPPEFRGGPRQEYVDAFDQDVDVFTPRTSAGPYADPYARVTDWSAADVGVPSETGSDYPPPTGEPASGRSPKGRAFTGIAAAAVTTVLAVVVAGQVTDRGEDSDVRSQSATDQARDARDSASRGDERPTPSEPAAAPLTYEQKMGKTYALSATLDGSGKFDAVKGVDKAPGKGQKFTYRVDVEQGLGLDGELFAQAVQKTLNDDRSWAHGGARTFERVYSGEPDFVITLASPGTTADWCAKSGLDTTVDNVSCDSAATERVMINAYRWAQGSETFGDRIHAYRQMLINHEVGHRLGFHHVTCDKDGELAPVMQQQTKFLDHDGISCRPNSWAYPGS from the coding sequence GTGGGACGCCACAGTCGGCGTGGGCCTGCGCCGAAGAGCGAGGCGGCCGGGCGGCGGAGGGGTTCACAGGGGGGTCCTGGGGTTCAGGGGGGTCCTGGGGTTTCTGACGGGACGCCGGCTCGCGGAGTCCCTCGCTTTCCTGACGGCACGCCGGCTCATGGGGCGCCTCGGCACGGCGACGGAACTCCGGCTCATGGTGCGCCCAGGTACGCCGACGGCACTCCCGCGCGTGGGGTGCCCCGGCTTCCCGACGGGACTCCGGCGTACGGCTTCCCCAGGCTTCCTGACGGTACGCCCGCGCACGGCAGCCCCCGGTTCCCCGACGGCACGCCCGCGCATGGCTTTCCGCAGGTTCGGGGTGGGCACCCCGAGCAGCGTGAACAGGGGGGTGGCTGGGGCGAGTTGAGGCCCGGTCAGGGGTCGGTCGCGGGTGGGGTTGCGGGTGGCGTCGCGGGTGGGGTCGCCATACCGCGGCAGCGGCCGCCGGAGTTCCGTGGCGGGCCGAGGCAGGAGTACGTCGACGCCTTCGACCAGGACGTCGACGTCTTCACGCCGCGCACTTCCGCCGGTCCCTACGCCGATCCTTATGCCAGGGTCACCGACTGGTCCGCCGCCGATGTCGGCGTGCCCAGCGAGACCGGCTCCGACTACCCGCCGCCCACCGGCGAACCCGCGTCCGGCAGGAGCCCCAAGGGGCGAGCCTTCACCGGTATCGCGGCCGCCGCCGTCACCACCGTGCTCGCGGTCGTGGTCGCCGGCCAGGTCACGGACCGGGGCGAGGACTCCGACGTACGGTCGCAGTCGGCCACCGACCAGGCGCGGGACGCCCGGGACTCCGCGTCACGCGGGGACGAGCGGCCGACGCCCTCGGAGCCCGCGGCGGCGCCGCTGACGTACGAGCAGAAGATGGGCAAGACGTACGCGCTCAGCGCCACGCTCGACGGGTCGGGGAAGTTCGACGCCGTGAAGGGGGTCGACAAGGCGCCCGGCAAGGGGCAGAAGTTCACCTACCGCGTCGATGTCGAGCAGGGGCTCGGTCTTGACGGTGAGCTGTTCGCGCAGGCCGTGCAGAAGACCCTGAATGACGACCGGAGTTGGGCCCATGGCGGCGCCCGTACCTTCGAGCGGGTCTACTCCGGCGAACCCGACTTCGTGATCACCCTGGCCAGTCCGGGGACTACCGCCGACTGGTGTGCCAAGTCGGGCCTGGACACGACCGTGGACAACGTGTCGTGCGATTCGGCCGCCACCGAGCGCGTGATGATCAACGCCTATAGGTGGGCGCAGGGGTCGGAGACCTTCGGCGACCGGATCCACGCCTACCGGCAGATGCTGATCAACCACGAGGTCGGCCACCGGCTCGGCTTCCACCACGTCACCTGCGACAAGGACGGCGAACTCGCCCCCGTCATGCAGCAGCAGACCAAGTTCCTTGACCACGACGGGATCAGCTGTCGCCCCAACTCCTGGGCGTATCCCGGAAGTTGA
- a CDS encoding alpha/beta fold hydrolase — translation MSSTELPPAAPAANVLPKVATVRVAEGERLRSVGLPGITLTVRSRPPARAGLPPALYVHGLGGSSQNWSDLMRQLEGVVDGEAVDLPGFGDSPPPDDGDYSVTAHARAVIRHLDASGRGPVHLFGNSLGGAVATRVAAVRPDLVRTLTLVSPALPEIRVQRTAVPTALLALPGVVTLFTRITREWSAEQRVRGVLGLCYGDPARVSAEGFRNAVEEMERRLQLPYFWDAMARSARGIVNAYTLGGQHALWRQAERVLAPTLLVYGGRDQLVGYRMAQRAAHAFRDSRLLSLPEAGHVAMMEYPEVVARAFRELLAEGDDGTASRESGAVDGSAVLKDGAVLEDGGAVNDGGAMTETAGS, via the coding sequence ATGTCTTCGACCGAGCTGCCGCCCGCCGCACCGGCGGCCAACGTACTGCCGAAGGTGGCGACCGTCAGGGTCGCGGAGGGCGAGCGGCTCAGGTCGGTCGGGCTGCCGGGGATCACTCTGACAGTACGGTCCAGGCCACCGGCCCGCGCGGGACTGCCGCCCGCGCTGTACGTCCACGGTCTCGGCGGCTCCTCGCAGAACTGGTCGGACCTGATGCGGCAGCTGGAGGGCGTCGTCGACGGCGAGGCCGTCGACCTGCCCGGCTTCGGCGACTCCCCGCCACCGGACGACGGCGACTACTCGGTCACCGCCCACGCGCGGGCGGTGATCCGCCATCTCGACGCCTCCGGGCGCGGTCCCGTACACCTCTTCGGCAACTCCCTCGGTGGCGCGGTCGCCACGCGCGTCGCCGCCGTACGGCCCGACCTCGTCCGTACGCTCACGCTCGTGTCCCCCGCGCTTCCGGAGATCCGCGTCCAGCGCACCGCCGTACCGACGGCGCTGCTCGCGCTGCCCGGCGTGGTCACGCTCTTCACCCGGATCACCAGGGAGTGGTCGGCGGAGCAGCGCGTCCGCGGGGTCCTCGGCCTGTGTTACGGCGATCCCGCGCGGGTGAGTGCGGAGGGGTTCCGCAACGCCGTGGAGGAGATGGAACGACGGCTTCAACTGCCGTACTTCTGGGACGCGATGGCGCGCTCCGCGCGCGGGATCGTCAACGCGTACACGCTCGGCGGGCAGCACGCGCTCTGGCGCCAGGCCGAGCGCGTCCTTGCCCCGACGCTCCTCGTCTACGGCGGCCGGGACCAACTGGTCGGCTACCGCATGGCCCAGCGCGCGGCCCACGCCTTCCGCGACTCCCGTCTGCTGAGCCTGCCGGAGGCGGGGCACGTGGCGATGATGGAGTATCCGGAGGTGGTGGCACGGGCGTTCCGGGAACTGCTGGCCGAGGGGGATGATGGGACGGCCTCGCGGGAGAGCGGGGCCGTCGACGGCAGTGCGGTCCTGAAGGACGGCGCGGTCCTGGAGGACGGTGGGGCCGTGAATGACGGTGGGGCCATGACCGAGACCGCGGGGAGCTGA
- a CDS encoding TetR/AcrR family transcriptional regulator, with protein sequence MTAIEQTEAARPRGTRLPRRARRNQLLGAAQEVFVAQGYHAAAMDDIAERAGVSKPVLYQHFPGKLDLYLALLDQHCEALIQSVRHALASTTDNKQRVRATMDAYFAYVEDDGGAFRLVFESDLTNEPAVRERVDKVTNECAEAICDVIAEDTGLSRAESMLLASGLGGLAQVVARSWLHSDRSVPRDQAVQLLTSLAWRGIAGFPLHGIDQHH encoded by the coding sequence GTGACAGCCATCGAGCAGACAGAGGCAGCACGCCCGCGAGGGACGCGCCTGCCGCGCCGTGCCCGACGGAACCAGCTGCTGGGCGCCGCGCAGGAGGTCTTCGTGGCGCAGGGCTACCACGCGGCAGCGATGGACGACATCGCCGAGCGCGCGGGTGTCAGCAAGCCCGTGCTCTACCAGCACTTCCCCGGCAAGCTGGACCTGTACCTCGCACTGCTGGACCAGCACTGCGAGGCCCTGATCCAGTCCGTACGGCACGCGCTCGCGTCGACGACCGACAACAAGCAGCGCGTCCGCGCGACCATGGACGCCTACTTCGCCTACGTCGAGGACGACGGCGGCGCCTTCCGGCTGGTCTTCGAGTCGGACCTGACCAACGAGCCCGCCGTGCGCGAGCGCGTGGACAAGGTCACGAACGAATGCGCCGAGGCGATCTGCGACGTCATCGCCGAGGACACCGGCCTCTCCCGCGCGGAGTCGATGCTGCTGGCCTCCGGTCTCGGCGGCCTCGCACAGGTCGTGGCCCGGTCCTGGCTGCACAGCGACCGCAGTGTCCCGCGCGACCAGGCGGTGCAGCTGCTGACCTCGCTCGCCTGGCGAGGCATCGCGGGCTTCCCGCTGCACGGCATCGACCAGCACCACTGA
- a CDS encoding DUF3107 domain-containing protein encodes MEVKIGVQHAPREIVLESGQSAEEVERAVSEALSGKSALLSLVDEHGRKVLVPADRLAYVELGEPAPRKVGFGAL; translated from the coding sequence GTGGAGGTCAAGATCGGCGTGCAGCACGCGCCCCGCGAGATCGTTCTGGAGAGCGGTCAGAGCGCCGAGGAGGTCGAGCGGGCGGTGTCCGAGGCGCTGTCCGGCAAGTCGGCACTGCTGAGCCTCGTCGACGAGCACGGCCGCAAGGTCCTCGTCCCGGCCGACCGTCTCGCGTACGTCGAGCTCGGCGAGCCGGCCCCGCGCAAGGTGGGCTTCGGCGCGCTGTAA
- a CDS encoding ferritin-like fold-containing protein, protein MTTSDKPDPAADSKDAKDAKDAPVEHTGVAAQDWATASADPQYRAAVVDLLGALAYGELAAFERLAEDAKLAPTLADKAELAKMASAEFHHFEQLRDRLTSIGEEPTRAMEPFVAALDGFHKQTAPSDWLEGLVKAYVGDSIASDFYREVAARLDSDSRELVLAVLDDTGHAGFAVEKVRAAIDADPRVGGRLALWARRLMGEALSQSQRVVADRDALSTMLVGGVADGFDLAEVGRMFSRITEAHTKRMAALGLAA, encoded by the coding sequence ATGACCACCTCTGACAAGCCTGACCCGGCCGCGGACAGCAAGGACGCGAAGGACGCGAAGGACGCCCCCGTCGAGCACACGGGCGTCGCCGCCCAGGACTGGGCGACCGCCTCCGCCGATCCGCAGTACCGCGCCGCGGTCGTCGACCTGCTGGGCGCGCTCGCGTACGGGGAGCTGGCCGCGTTCGAGCGGCTCGCGGAGGACGCCAAGCTGGCGCCGACGCTGGCGGACAAGGCGGAGCTGGCGAAGATGGCCTCGGCCGAGTTCCACCACTTCGAGCAGTTGCGTGACCGGCTGACGTCGATCGGTGAGGAGCCGACGCGGGCGATGGAGCCGTTCGTCGCCGCGCTGGACGGGTTCCACAAGCAGACGGCGCCGTCGGACTGGCTGGAGGGCCTCGTCAAGGCGTACGTCGGTGACTCGATCGCCAGTGACTTCTACCGGGAGGTCGCGGCGCGGCTCGACTCGGACTCGCGGGAGCTGGTCCTGGCCGTGCTCGACGACACGGGGCATGCCGGGTTCGCGGTGGAGAAGGTGCGCGCGGCGATCGACGCGGATCCGCGGGTGGGCGGGCGGCTCGCGCTGTGGGCGCGGCGGCTGATGGGGGAGGCGCTGTCGCAGTCCCAGCGGGTGGTTGCCGATCGGGACGCGCTGTCGACGATGCTGGTGGGTGGCGTGGCCGACGGGTTCGATCTGGCTGAGGTCGGGCGGATGTTCTCTCGGATCACCGAGGCGCACACGAAGCGGATGGCTGCGCTGGGCTTGGCGGCGTAG
- a CDS encoding DEAD/DEAH box helicase, translating to MTLPVALSGTDVIGQAKTGTGKTLGFGLPLLERVTVPADVEAGRAKPEDLTDAPQALVVVPTRELCTQVTNDLLTAGKVRNVRVLAIYGGRAYEPQVEALKKGVDVIVGTPGRLLDLAGQKKLNLKHIKALVLDEADEMLDLGFLPDVEKIINMLPARRQTMLFSATMPGAVIGLARRYMSQPTHIRATAPDDEGVTVANISQHVYRAHNMDKPEMVARILQADGRGLAMVFCRTKRTAADLADQLKQRGFASGAVHGDLGQGAREQALRAFRNGKVDVLVCTDVAARGIDVEGVTHVINYQSPEEEKTYLHRIGRTGRAGNTGTAITLVDWDDIPRWQLINKALELSFNDPPETYSTSPHLFEELDIPAGTKGVLPRSERTRAGLDAEELEDLGETGGRGARGRGGRGGRGEGRDESRSADRERSARTPRRRRRTRGGAVLDPNAAPVGTDATEATPEAEEAGTRTPRRRRRTRGGSAPESVRTASTATESAEAALDTAEGTTATTEVTAATAEAGTEAPAKPRRRRTRKSAEPTVTSAEETVVAAPAPIAEPTESATAESEPAATKPRRRTRKAAEPTAEAALDTAEATEAKPRRTRKAAEAAVDTAEAVEAKPKTRRTRKVAEAAPEPETATETKPRRTRKAAEAAVDTAEAVEAKPRTRRTRKTAEAAPEPETATEAKPRRTRKAAEAAVDTAEATEAKPTTRRTRKTAVAAEIPAQAAEEPAAPRRRTRKAAEAAVDTAEAVEAKPKTRRTRKVAEAAPEPETATETKPRRTRKAAEAAVDTAEATEAKPTTRRTRKTAVAAEIPAQAAEEPAAPRRRTRKATAAAADTAEAPEAKPRTRRTRKAAVAAEPTES from the coding sequence ATGACGCTCCCCGTCGCCCTCTCGGGCACCGACGTCATCGGCCAGGCCAAGACCGGCACCGGCAAGACGCTCGGCTTCGGCCTCCCGCTTCTGGAGCGCGTCACCGTCCCCGCCGACGTCGAGGCCGGGCGCGCCAAGCCCGAGGACCTGACCGACGCCCCGCAGGCGCTCGTCGTCGTCCCCACCCGCGAGCTGTGCACCCAGGTCACCAACGACCTGCTGACCGCCGGCAAGGTGCGGAACGTGCGCGTTCTCGCGATCTACGGCGGCCGCGCCTACGAGCCGCAGGTCGAGGCCCTGAAGAAGGGCGTCGACGTCATCGTCGGCACCCCGGGCCGACTGCTGGACCTCGCGGGCCAGAAGAAGCTCAACCTCAAGCACATCAAGGCACTCGTCCTCGACGAGGCCGACGAGATGCTCGACCTGGGCTTCCTGCCCGACGTCGAGAAGATCATCAACATGCTGCCGGCCCGCCGCCAGACCATGCTGTTCTCGGCGACCATGCCGGGCGCGGTGATCGGTCTCGCGCGCCGCTACATGTCCCAGCCCACGCACATCCGCGCCACCGCGCCGGACGACGAGGGCGTGACGGTCGCGAACATCTCGCAGCACGTGTACCGCGCGCACAACATGGACAAGCCCGAGATGGTCGCGCGCATACTTCAGGCCGACGGCCGGGGACTGGCCATGGTCTTCTGCCGCACCAAGCGCACCGCGGCCGATCTCGCCGACCAGCTCAAGCAGCGTGGCTTCGCCTCCGGCGCGGTCCACGGCGACCTGGGCCAGGGCGCCCGCGAGCAGGCGCTGCGCGCCTTCCGCAACGGCAAGGTGGACGTCCTCGTCTGCACCGACGTCGCCGCGCGCGGCATCGACGTCGAGGGTGTCACGCACGTCATCAACTACCAGTCTCCGGAAGAGGAGAAGACGTACCTGCACCGCATCGGCCGTACGGGCCGCGCGGGCAACACGGGTACGGCGATCACGCTCGTCGACTGGGACGACATCCCGCGCTGGCAGCTGATCAACAAGGCGCTGGAGCTGAGCTTCAACGACCCGCCGGAGACGTACTCCACCTCTCCGCACCTCTTCGAGGAGCTCGACATCCCCGCGGGCACCAAGGGTGTCCTGCCGCGCTCGGAGCGTACCCGCGCCGGTCTTGACGCGGAGGAGCTGGAGGACCTCGGCGAGACCGGTGGTCGCGGTGCGCGGGGCCGTGGTGGCCGCGGCGGTCGTGGTGAGGGCCGGGACGAGTCCCGTTCCGCCGACCGCGAGCGCTCCGCACGTACGCCGCGCCGCCGTCGCCGTACGCGCGGCGGGGCCGTGCTGGACCCGAACGCCGCTCCGGTCGGTACGGACGCCACCGAGGCGACCCCGGAGGCCGAGGAGGCAGGAACCCGCACCCCGCGCCGCCGTCGCCGCACCCGCGGCGGATCGGCACCGGAGTCGGTCCGGACCGCGTCCACCGCGACGGAGTCGGCGGAAGCCGCCCTCGACACGGCGGAGGGCACGACTGCCACGACCGAGGTCACGGCCGCTACGGCCGAGGCGGGCACCGAGGCTCCGGCCAAGCCGCGCCGCCGCCGTACCCGCAAGTCCGCGGAGCCGACGGTGACTTCGGCGGAGGAGACCGTCGTAGCGGCACCGGCGCCGATCGCGGAGCCGACGGAGTCCGCGACCGCGGAGTCCGAGCCCGCCGCCACCAAGCCGCGCCGCCGCACCCGCAAGGCGGCCGAGCCGACCGCCGAGGCCGCGCTCGACACGGCGGAGGCGACGGAAGCGAAGCCCCGACGCACCCGCAAGGCGGCGGAAGCGGCGGTCGACACCGCGGAGGCCGTGGAGGCGAAGCCGAAGACGCGCCGCACCCGCAAGGTCGCCGAGGCCGCCCCCGAGCCGGAGACGGCCACGGAGACCAAGCCCCGCCGCACCCGCAAGGCTGCGGAGGCCGCGGTGGACACCGCCGAGGCCGTGGAGGCGAAGCCGAGGACGCGTCGCACCCGCAAGACGGCTGAGGCCGCCCCGGAGCCGGAGACGGCCACCGAGGCCAAGCCGCGCCGCACCCGCAAGGCTGCGGAAGCGGCCGTCGACACCGCCGAGGCCACCGAGGCCAAGCCGACGACGCGCCGCACCCGCAAGACCGCGGTCGCCGCCGAGATCCCGGCGCAGGCCGCGGAGGAGCCGGCCGCCCCGCGCCGCCGGACCCGCAAGGCTGCGGAAGCAGCGGTCGACACCGCGGAGGCCGTGGAGGCGAAGCCGAAGACGCGCCGCACCCGCAAGGTCGCCGAGGCCGCCCCCGAGCCGGAGACGGCCACGGAGACCAAGCCGCGCCGCACCCGCAAGGCTGCGGAAGCGGCCGTCGACACCGCGGAGGCCACCGAGGCCAAGCCGACGACGCGCCGCACCCGCAAGACCGCGGTCGCCGCCGAGATCCCGGCGCAGGCCGCGGAGGAGCCGGCGGCCCCGCGCCGCCGGACCCGGAAGGCGACGGCAGCCGCGGCCGACACCGCGGAGGCACCCGAGGCGAAGCCCCGGACCCGCCGCACCCGCAAGGCAGCGGTCGCCGCAGAGCCCACGGAGAGCTGA
- a CDS encoding alpha/beta fold hydrolase, producing MTTPAPLTPPPGARAYPLRTVRGDFAVVDCAVPDGVEARGVVVLLPGFTGSKEDFTLLHEPLTARGYRTVAVDGRGQYESDGPVDDESAYAQGELAQDVLAQAAALGAPVHLVGHSFGGQVARAAALLDHSPFRSLTLVASGPARISLSQQQRVELLRDALAVMTMPEVWEAILAMGPPEEVGGPARGLGGLDQLRRRWLGNKPAQLITAGRQLCTEPDRVTELAAVPLPFHVLSGEKDNTWPVHVLDEMALRLHARRTIVPGAEHSPNIEQPLATAEALATFWDAPQSS from the coding sequence GTGACCACCCCCGCCCCCCTCACCCCACCCCCCGGCGCCCGCGCCTACCCCCTCCGCACGGTGCGCGGTGACTTCGCCGTCGTCGACTGTGCGGTACCGGACGGGGTGGAGGCGCGCGGTGTCGTCGTGCTGCTGCCCGGGTTCACCGGGAGCAAGGAGGACTTCACGCTGCTGCACGAGCCGCTCACGGCGCGCGGGTACCGCACGGTCGCCGTGGACGGGCGGGGGCAGTACGAGTCGGACGGGCCCGTGGACGACGAGTCGGCCTACGCGCAGGGCGAGTTGGCGCAGGACGTGCTGGCGCAGGCGGCAGCGCTTGGCGCCCCCGTCCACCTCGTGGGGCACTCCTTCGGCGGCCAGGTCGCACGCGCCGCCGCCCTGTTGGACCACTCCCCGTTCCGGTCGCTCACGCTCGTCGCGTCCGGGCCCGCCCGGATCTCCCTGTCCCAGCAGCAACGCGTCGAGCTGCTCCGGGACGCGCTCGCCGTGATGACGATGCCGGAGGTGTGGGAGGCGATCCTGGCCATGGGACCGCCGGAGGAAGTCGGCGGGCCGGCCCGTGGCCTCGGTGGCCTCGATCAGCTGCGGCGCCGCTGGCTCGGCAACAAGCCCGCCCAACTCATCACAGCAGGACGCCAGTTGTGCACCGAGCCGGACCGGGTCACCGAACTGGCCGCCGTACCCCTGCCGTTCCACGTCCTGTCGGGCGAGAAGGACAACACCTGGCCGGTGCACGTCCTCGATGAAATGGCCCTACGGCTGCACGCCCGCCGCACGATCGTGCCCGGCGCCGAGCACTCCCCCAACATCGAGCAGCCCCTGGCCACCGCCGAAGCCCTCGCCACCTTCTGGGACGCCCCTCAAAGCAGCTAG
- a CDS encoding NYN domain-containing protein has protein sequence MNDDLAALGARIDRTNELLQRMLAEVAKTPSTHAIFVDAGYLYAAAGRLVSGTEDRRAFDLDAEGLIEALIDRARTIFADSRLLRVYWYDGARRRIHTAEQQSIAELPDVKVRLGNLNANNQQKGVDSLIRTDLESLARHRAISDAALLGGDEDLVSAVEAAQGYGARVHLWGIEAPEGRNQAEPLLWEVDSQRTFDLEFFKPYVSRRTAAAYEVTATRPTREDVRFVGAQIAAKWLAARGRESMVELLPGHPYLPGSVDQDLLVEAEGLLQYSLRGQADLRRALRDGFWEHLQAQY, from the coding sequence ATGAACGACGACCTCGCGGCGCTCGGCGCCCGTATCGACCGCACCAACGAGTTGCTCCAGCGCATGCTCGCCGAGGTGGCGAAGACACCCTCGACCCATGCGATCTTCGTCGACGCGGGGTATCTCTACGCGGCCGCCGGCCGGCTCGTCTCCGGGACCGAGGACCGGCGCGCCTTCGACCTGGACGCCGAGGGCCTGATCGAGGCGCTGATCGACCGCGCCCGGACGATCTTCGCGGACAGCAGACTGCTCCGCGTCTACTGGTACGACGGCGCCCGGCGCCGGATCCACACCGCCGAGCAGCAGTCGATCGCCGAGCTGCCGGATGTGAAGGTGCGGCTCGGCAACCTCAACGCCAACAACCAGCAGAAGGGCGTCGACTCGCTGATCCGCACCGACCTGGAGTCCCTCGCCCGGCACCGCGCCATCAGTGACGCGGCCCTGCTCGGCGGTGACGAGGACCTGGTCTCCGCGGTGGAGGCGGCGCAGGGGTACGGCGCCCGGGTCCATCTGTGGGGCATCGAGGCCCCGGAGGGCCGCAATCAGGCGGAACCCCTCTTGTGGGAGGTCGACAGCCAGCGCACCTTCGACCTCGAGTTCTTCAAGCCGTACGTCTCCCGGCGCACGGCCGCCGCCTACGAGGTGACGGCCACCCGGCCCACCCGCGAGGACGTCCGCTTCGTCGGCGCGCAGATCGCCGCGAAGTGGCTGGCGGCGCGGGGCCGGGAGTCGATGGTGGAGCTGCTCCCCGGGCATCCGTATCTGCCGGGCTCCGTGGACCAGGATCTGCTGGTCGAGGCGGAGGGGCTGCTTCAGTACTCCCTGCGCGGACAGGCGGACCTGCGGCGGGCGCTGCGGGACGGCTTCTGGGAGCACCTTCAGGCGCAGTACTAG